The proteins below come from a single Afipia felis ATCC 53690 genomic window:
- a CDS encoding glycoside hydrolase family 113, whose translation MADVFPIQGFGFLSNYNGAFVSSSAQAAMQEIAGTNANSIELAPRIFLQTKNSNDVIDDPNKTESDANIAAAISNAHALGLTVLLKPMLSGLDGTTAGSKIVPSDPAAFFASYKAQMLDFAQVAQQAGAGSLSIGNELSSLSGPQYQSDWTDLIDSIRQVYHGQLTYSAATDEASHVSFWDQLDEIGINAYPPLTSQLDPSVNEMIAAWNNVPKDNYWAAALDYKSPVDFFHSLATEYGKQVLFTETGYRSLDGTNISPGGWSGSTTPDVKEQADAFNALFQVWSSEGGSWFKGVQIWNWDTNNLYSPTGYSPMGKPAQSLITDWFGGHIQPPPLVENGSPVADVIDAGSGNDMVAGGLGNDVIHGGAGNDTITGGPSTISPLSETMITVTGYGTVVNGIGAQMQLLINGQQVGGTVEFHNAADSTEYQSHTFTFHNPSAVTSLDVGFINDGYDDVTGADRNLFIKDVTVNGHELSIPDAINPSSPGTGSLYGNRAIHFDMDDHQNLFSGDQTDNDTIDGGPGNDVITGGAGADVIHGGTGDDQIIGGPGTATAYSQLYGDDGNDIIKTVSIDNGALLDGGRGKDQLYGGWTANVMNGGPDADYLSGGGGNDIMHGNDGDDTLKGGPAADRMYGDDGSDTLQGGTGNEFLYGGNDNDKLTGGAGNDYLSGGSGNDTFIFGPGFGKDVISDFHNTNGERDIIQFDHTVFSDFNSLQSHMIQEGTDVIITADANNTIDLQNTRLDHLSVDDFRFV comes from the coding sequence ATGGCTGACGTCTTTCCGATTCAAGGATTTGGATTCTTGTCGAACTATAACGGGGCGTTCGTTAGCAGCTCAGCCCAGGCGGCGATGCAGGAAATAGCCGGTACCAACGCCAACTCCATAGAACTTGCGCCGCGGATTTTTCTTCAAACAAAGAATTCAAATGACGTCATCGACGATCCGAATAAGACTGAAAGTGATGCCAATATCGCAGCAGCCATCTCCAACGCACACGCACTGGGTCTGACGGTTTTACTCAAGCCGATGCTTTCGGGGTTGGATGGAACGACTGCGGGGTCAAAAATCGTGCCGTCTGATCCGGCTGCATTCTTCGCATCCTACAAGGCGCAGATGTTGGATTTTGCACAAGTCGCCCAGCAGGCGGGTGCGGGATCGCTGTCAATTGGCAATGAACTCAGCAGCCTGAGCGGACCACAATACCAAAGCGATTGGACTGATCTCATTGATTCTATCCGGCAAGTTTATCACGGCCAGCTTACTTATTCGGCTGCAACGGACGAGGCGAGTCATGTCAGTTTCTGGGACCAGCTGGATGAGATCGGAATTAATGCTTATCCGCCGCTGACATCGCAACTCGACCCATCTGTCAATGAGATGATTGCAGCCTGGAATAATGTGCCCAAAGATAATTATTGGGCGGCTGCGTTGGATTACAAATCCCCGGTCGATTTTTTTCATTCACTTGCGACAGAATACGGCAAGCAGGTTCTTTTTACTGAGACGGGTTATCGGAGTCTCGATGGAACTAATATTAGCCCGGGTGGATGGAGCGGCAGCACGACGCCTGACGTGAAGGAGCAGGCGGATGCCTTTAATGCTCTTTTTCAGGTGTGGAGCTCCGAAGGTGGCAGCTGGTTTAAGGGCGTTCAAATCTGGAATTGGGATACCAATAATCTTTATTCGCCGACTGGTTACTCCCCGATGGGAAAACCTGCACAGTCGTTAATCACTGACTGGTTTGGAGGACATATCCAGCCGCCTCCACTTGTCGAAAATGGCTCACCGGTGGCTGATGTGATTGATGCGGGAAGTGGCAACGACATGGTTGCCGGCGGCCTTGGGAACGACGTAATTCACGGCGGAGCCGGAAATGATACGATCACTGGCGGCCCAAGCACGATTTCGCCTTTGTCGGAGACCATGATCACGGTGACCGGCTACGGAACGGTCGTCAATGGTATCGGAGCGCAAATGCAATTGCTGATCAACGGTCAGCAAGTCGGAGGCACGGTCGAGTTCCACAATGCAGCAGACTCCACTGAATACCAGAGCCACACCTTCACATTTCATAATCCGAGTGCTGTGACGAGTCTCGACGTCGGATTCATCAACGACGGATATGATGATGTGACTGGTGCAGATCGCAATCTTTTCATCAAAGATGTCACCGTGAACGGCCATGAACTGTCGATACCGGATGCGATTAACCCAAGCTCGCCCGGTACCGGTAGTCTATACGGAAATCGGGCCATCCACTTCGACATGGACGATCATCAGAATCTATTTTCCGGTGATCAAACCGATAACGATACGATTGATGGAGGACCGGGTAACGATGTGATTACCGGAGGCGCGGGTGCAGACGTCATCCACGGCGGAACCGGAGATGATCAGATCATCGGTGGTCCGGGCACGGCGACAGCTTACAGCCAGCTTTATGGCGATGACGGCAACGATATCATCAAGACCGTATCCATAGATAATGGGGCTCTGCTCGATGGGGGGCGCGGAAAAGACCAGCTTTACGGCGGATGGACAGCAAATGTGATGAATGGCGGACCCGACGCGGACTATCTGTCTGGCGGCGGTGGAAATGACATCATGCACGGGAACGACGGCGACGATACCCTGAAGGGTGGTCCCGCAGCTGATAGGATGTATGGAGATGATGGGAGCGATACTCTCCAAGGGGGCACCGGCAATGAATTTCTTTATGGCGGTAACGACAATGACAAGCTGACGGGCGGAGCCGGAAACGATTATCTGAGCGGTGGTTCGGGCAATGATACGTTTATCTTCGGACCGGGTTTCGGCAAGGATGTGATTTCAGACTTTCATAATACGAATGGCGAACGGGATATTATCCAGTTTGATCACACCGTTTTTTCAGATTTCAACTCGCTGCAGTCACATATGATTCAAGAGGGAACTGACGTGATCATTACAGCCGATGCAAACAATACGATCGATCTTCAAAATACACGCCTCGATCATCTATCGGTGGATGATTTTCGGTTTGTCTGA
- a CDS encoding type I secretion system permease/ATPase, translated as MAKMRADPADTASSPRTIGASLRARSGELAAVAIYSGAINILMLTGSLFMLQVYDRVLPSHSVPTLIGLFVIVVFLYLAQGSLDMIRSRIMVRVGRSLDQDLSQRVCRAVLQLPLHKPSNADGLQPLRDLDQLRSFLSSAGPIAFFDLPWIPLYLALCFAFHFWIGMTATAGALVLIGLALTTEFLVRRSSRNAVGHGIVRLTMAEAGRRNAEVIAAMSMTSALCRRWQEINTNYMDGQQQVSDISVTLGAFSRVFRILLQSAVLAVGAYLVIQQSATTGVIIASSILTSRALAPVELAIGHWKAFLAIRQGWHRLAILLEKPTVVKDPLPLPAPYRSISVQGVHVAPPGQSTHVVREATFELAAGEALGLIGPSASGKSSLARALVGIWQPTSGTVRLDGAPLERWSAEALGRHIGFLPQNIELFDGSVTENIARFEACPDPNAVISAAQAAGIHEMILALPDGYETRIGEDGTVLSAGQRQRVALARALYRDPFLIVLDEPNSNLDAEGECALTSAILNVRERGGIVIIIAHRPSALIAVDRVAAMAKSRIQAVGAKEDILRRVLLPPTESERIPAKNTCGAAT; from the coding sequence ATGGCAAAAATGAGAGCCGACCCTGCCGACACGGCATCATCCCCTCGTACGATCGGGGCAAGCCTGAGAGCGCGCAGCGGCGAGTTAGCCGCGGTCGCCATCTATAGCGGCGCAATCAATATCCTGATGCTCACCGGCTCACTCTTCATGCTCCAAGTGTACGATCGCGTCCTACCGAGCCACAGTGTGCCAACCCTGATCGGCCTTTTCGTCATTGTCGTCTTTCTTTATTTAGCGCAGGGATCGTTGGATATGATCCGCTCCCGTATCATGGTACGGGTTGGGCGCTCGCTTGACCAAGATCTAAGCCAACGCGTGTGCCGCGCTGTACTCCAACTTCCTCTTCATAAGCCGAGCAACGCTGACGGTTTGCAGCCGCTGCGCGATCTCGACCAATTGCGCAGCTTTCTGTCTAGCGCCGGTCCGATCGCATTTTTTGATCTTCCATGGATCCCGCTCTATCTCGCGCTGTGCTTCGCATTTCATTTCTGGATCGGCATGACGGCGACAGCGGGTGCTCTCGTGTTGATTGGCCTCGCGCTAACGACCGAATTTCTCGTGCGCCGCTCGAGCAGGAACGCTGTCGGCCATGGAATAGTGCGATTAACAATGGCTGAAGCAGGTCGGCGCAATGCCGAAGTTATCGCTGCAATGAGTATGACGTCTGCGCTCTGCAGAAGATGGCAGGAAATCAACACGAACTATATGGACGGCCAGCAGCAAGTATCCGACATTTCGGTAACACTCGGCGCATTTTCGCGGGTTTTCCGTATTCTTCTGCAGTCGGCGGTTCTCGCGGTGGGCGCCTATCTGGTGATTCAGCAGTCTGCAACCACCGGCGTCATCATTGCAAGCTCCATCCTCACCTCGCGCGCGCTGGCGCCGGTTGAACTCGCGATCGGACACTGGAAAGCGTTTCTCGCCATCCGCCAAGGTTGGCACCGTCTTGCAATCCTCTTGGAAAAACCGACTGTGGTCAAAGATCCGCTCCCTTTGCCTGCGCCTTACCGGAGCATCTCGGTCCAAGGCGTACATGTCGCACCACCGGGACAAAGTACGCACGTTGTCCGTGAAGCTACATTCGAACTTGCCGCAGGCGAGGCATTGGGACTGATTGGCCCGAGCGCATCAGGAAAATCCTCACTGGCCCGAGCACTCGTTGGTATCTGGCAACCCACAAGCGGAACGGTTCGACTCGATGGAGCACCGCTTGAGCGTTGGTCGGCAGAAGCCTTGGGGCGACATATCGGTTTCTTGCCTCAAAATATTGAGCTGTTCGATGGCTCGGTTACCGAAAATATCGCGAGGTTCGAAGCTTGCCCTGATCCGAATGCCGTGATCTCGGCAGCACAGGCTGCAGGAATTCACGAGATGATTCTCGCTCTGCCAGATGGGTACGAAACCAGAATCGGGGAAGACGGCACGGTCCTCTCCGCCGGTCAGCGCCAGAGAGTTGCGCTGGCGCGAGCCCTCTATCGCGATCCATTTCTTATCGTGCTTGACGAGCCGAATTCCAATCTGGATGCAGAAGGAGAGTGTGCTTTGACGTCCGCTATCCTAAACGTAAGGGAACGCGGCGGCATCGTCATCATCATCGCCCACCGACCCTCGGCGCTAATCGCGGTCGATCGTGTCGCCGCGATGGCTAAAAGCCGAATTCAAGCCGTTGGTGCGAAGGAAGATATACTACGGCGGGTGCTGCTTCCTCCAACAGAATCTGAGCGAATTCCCGCGAAGAACACCTGCGGAGCGGCGACATGA
- a CDS encoding HlyD family type I secretion periplasmic adaptor subunit, translating to MTAVALPPSSQIIRSTRRHVIAGAIVLITLTCGFGGWAAITNIAGAVIATGTITVDSNVKKVQHLTAGIVGELHVRDGDEVKAGQVLIRLDDTVPRANLAVIVKSLDELTAREARLTAERDGSHEISFPKRLLSHAQSSEAAHLMAGETRLFIFRSDARQGQKKQLQEQIIQLREQIRGYIGQVEAGKRQNELIQKEIEGVGELWKKNLVPLSRLTALQREAARLDGENNRLTASIAESRGKISEIELKIIQIDQDLRSDVARELREIQGKIAELDERRIAAEDELKRIDIRAPQDGIIHELSVHTIGGVVSPGEQILLVVPDHDALMAETKVAPRDINNVSVGQRVVLRFPAFDIRTTPEINGTVTIVSADATQDQKSDASYYRVRIQIPSDEIGRLGKNKLVPGMPVESFIETTPRTALSYFVKPLRDQITKAFRG from the coding sequence ATGACCGCTGTGGCCCTGCCCCCTTCATCACAGATAATACGATCCACCCGGCGCCACGTCATAGCCGGTGCCATTGTCCTGATAACGCTGACTTGTGGATTTGGGGGCTGGGCGGCTATTACAAACATTGCAGGTGCGGTGATCGCAACCGGGACGATTACAGTCGATAGCAATGTCAAAAAGGTACAGCATTTGACCGCGGGCATCGTCGGGGAATTACACGTCCGCGACGGCGATGAGGTCAAAGCCGGACAAGTCTTGATTCGTCTTGACGATACGGTACCTCGCGCAAATCTCGCGGTGATCGTCAAAAGTCTTGATGAATTAACAGCACGAGAGGCGCGCCTCACCGCCGAGCGCGATGGCTCGCATGAAATAAGTTTTCCGAAAAGACTTCTGTCCCACGCGCAAAGTTCGGAAGCCGCGCATTTGATGGCTGGCGAAACACGATTGTTCATTTTCCGCAGCGATGCACGACAGGGACAGAAGAAGCAGCTTCAGGAACAGATCATTCAGTTGCGGGAACAAATTCGGGGCTATATCGGGCAAGTCGAGGCTGGGAAGCGGCAAAACGAACTCATTCAGAAAGAAATCGAGGGCGTCGGCGAGCTATGGAAGAAGAATCTCGTTCCTCTGTCTCGTCTCACGGCACTTCAGCGGGAAGCTGCGCGTCTAGACGGTGAAAACAATCGACTTACCGCCTCGATCGCGGAATCGAGAGGAAAAATTTCCGAAATTGAATTGAAGATTATTCAAATCGACCAGGATTTGAGAAGTGACGTCGCCAGAGAATTGAGGGAAATCCAAGGCAAAATCGCCGAACTGGACGAGCGCAGAATTGCGGCAGAAGATGAACTCAAACGAATTGATATCCGTGCGCCGCAGGATGGCATCATCCATGAATTATCGGTTCACACTATCGGAGGAGTCGTTTCACCCGGCGAACAGATCCTGCTGGTCGTTCCGGACCACGACGCGCTGATGGCTGAAACGAAGGTTGCCCCCCGCGACATCAATAATGTCTCTGTGGGACAACGGGTCGTTTTGCGTTTTCCAGCATTCGACATACGAACGACACCTGAAATCAACGGCACCGTGACGATCGTTTCGGCCGATGCGACCCAGGACCAGAAATCCGATGCAAGTTACTATCGAGTTCGCATTCAAATTCCTTCGGACGAGATAGGACGGCTCGGGAAAAACAAGCTCGTGCCGGGCATGCCTGTTGAATCCTTTATCGAAACAACTCCGCGAACAGCGCTGTCGTATTTCGTCAAGCCTCTCCGGGATCAAATTACAAAAGCGTTTCGAGGATAA
- a CDS encoding patatin-like phospholipase family protein → MNREPVLIDLALQGGGSHGAFTWGVLDRFLDEPWLQIAGISGTSAGAMNAAVLVDGWMRGGADGARAALEQYWRRVSDAAVLSPLQRSPLDRLLGRWSLDTSPAYIATDLMSRLWSPYDLNPTGFNPLRDILAESIDFERLVQSPIKLFVTTTHVRTGRGRIFRNAEITVDVLLASACLPTMFRAVTIDGEFYWDGGYAGNPTITPLVRETDSHDTIIVQINPTERSEEPRSSAEILNRLNEISFNATLSKELRMIALLRQVADPGHGEGERWAKMRMHRIKSDMLTGLGASSKLNAERAFISKLHKEGRRAANEFIETYGADLGNRSTTDLDILLTEC, encoded by the coding sequence ATGAACCGAGAACCAGTGCTGATTGATCTCGCTCTTCAGGGAGGCGGCTCTCACGGTGCATTCACGTGGGGGGTCCTCGACCGGTTTCTGGACGAACCTTGGCTGCAGATCGCAGGAATCTCCGGCACCTCCGCCGGCGCCATGAATGCAGCAGTCCTGGTAGACGGCTGGATGAGGGGTGGGGCTGACGGGGCGCGCGCAGCGCTTGAGCAATACTGGCGACGTGTATCCGACGCCGCCGTCTTAAGCCCGCTGCAGCGTTCTCCGCTCGACCGGCTTCTCGGGCGCTGGTCGCTCGATACGTCACCAGCCTATATCGCCACGGATCTGATGTCGCGCCTCTGGTCGCCTTACGATCTCAACCCGACGGGGTTCAACCCGCTGCGTGATATTCTCGCCGAAAGCATCGACTTCGAGCGCCTTGTCCAGTCGCCGATTAAGCTGTTCGTCACCACAACACATGTCCGCACCGGCCGCGGTCGCATCTTTCGCAACGCAGAGATCACGGTGGATGTGCTGTTGGCCTCGGCCTGTTTGCCGACGATGTTCCGTGCGGTCACGATCGACGGAGAGTTCTACTGGGATGGCGGCTACGCTGGCAATCCAACGATCACACCGCTCGTTCGCGAAACCGACTCGCACGATACAATCATCGTTCAGATCAACCCGACCGAACGGTCGGAGGAGCCGCGCAGCTCGGCTGAGATTCTCAACCGCCTCAACGAAATCTCCTTCAACGCGACACTATCGAAGGAACTGCGCATGATCGCGCTGCTGCGTCAGGTCGCCGATCCGGGGCACGGTGAAGGCGAGCGATGGGCGAAGATGCGCATGCATCGGATCAAGAGCGACATGCTGACCGGATTGGGCGCCTCTTCCAAACTCAATGCCGAGCGTGCGTTCATCTCCAAACTACACAAGGAGGGTCGCCGGGCCGCCAATGAATTCATCGAGACCTACGGCGCCGATCTGGGCAACCGCTCCACCACCGATCTCGATATCCTGTTGACGGAGTGCTAG
- a CDS encoding GntP family permease yields MDLLGILAGLGLLIWLAFRGWSVLLLAPIAALVAALFGGEPLLAHWTQTFMGSAATFIAQFFPIFLLGAVFGKLMDDSGAVSSVADFITRHLGEKRVILAVVLAGAFVTYGGVSLFVAFFVIVPMAQSLFVKASIPRRLLPAAVILGTSTFTMSALPGTPSIQNAIPMPFFGTTPFAAPGLGLVASLVMLGTGLWWLGRAERIARLSGEGYGTDAPSPGEAMANELVRERATATGEFDPAEIAHGQRSQMAAPVLSAATPLVVVVVVNLLMSLVILPRIDTTFLAEARWGGTSLAAVAGVWSVITALAAAIVTAIACNWRRLPSLRKTIDAGANASVLPALSVASLVGFGAVVAALPAFATVRDWVLDMEGGPLVSLAIATNLLAALTGSASGGLTIALDALGNIYMGIAVREGINPALLHRIAVIGSGTLDILPHNGAVVSLLAICGVTHRESYFDIVMVGIATSLLALIAVIVLSTIFGSF; encoded by the coding sequence ATGGATCTTCTCGGCATCCTTGCCGGGCTTGGCCTCCTCATCTGGCTCGCCTTCCGGGGGTGGAGCGTCCTGCTACTTGCGCCAATCGCTGCGCTTGTCGCAGCATTGTTCGGCGGTGAACCGCTGCTTGCCCACTGGACGCAGACGTTCATGGGCAGCGCCGCAACGTTCATCGCACAATTCTTTCCGATCTTTCTGCTGGGGGCGGTATTCGGGAAGCTGATGGACGACAGCGGTGCGGTATCGTCCGTTGCCGACTTCATCACGCGGCACCTGGGCGAGAAGCGAGTCATCCTCGCGGTCGTCCTTGCAGGTGCTTTCGTCACCTATGGTGGCGTCAGCCTGTTTGTCGCCTTCTTCGTGATCGTACCGATGGCACAATCCTTGTTCGTCAAGGCCTCCATTCCTCGCCGACTTCTGCCCGCAGCCGTTATTCTTGGCACGTCAACCTTCACCATGTCGGCATTGCCGGGCACGCCCTCGATCCAAAATGCAATCCCGATGCCGTTCTTCGGCACGACACCTTTCGCAGCGCCCGGCCTCGGCCTCGTCGCCTCGCTCGTCATGCTGGGCACAGGGCTCTGGTGGCTCGGGAGGGCAGAAAGAATAGCTCGCCTTTCCGGCGAAGGTTACGGCACCGACGCTCCTTCCCCCGGCGAAGCGATGGCGAACGAACTGGTACGCGAACGCGCCACCGCCACCGGAGAATTCGACCCAGCGGAAATCGCCCATGGTCAGCGCAGCCAGATGGCAGCACCTGTTCTGAGTGCCGCCACGCCGCTCGTCGTAGTCGTCGTGGTCAATCTTCTGATGTCGCTCGTTATCCTGCCAAGGATCGACACCACCTTCTTAGCGGAAGCACGATGGGGCGGTACATCGCTTGCCGCCGTCGCCGGCGTCTGGTCTGTGATCACCGCGCTCGCGGCGGCGATCGTAACGGCCATTGCCTGCAATTGGAGACGGCTGCCATCCCTACGGAAGACCATCGACGCAGGCGCCAATGCCTCTGTACTCCCAGCGCTGAGCGTTGCCAGCCTCGTCGGCTTCGGTGCGGTGGTCGCCGCCCTACCAGCCTTCGCCACAGTAAGAGACTGGGTTCTCGACATGGAAGGTGGCCCGCTCGTATCGCTTGCGATCGCCACCAACCTGCTGGCGGCGCTAACAGGCTCGGCCTCCGGCGGTCTGACGATCGCACTCGACGCGCTCGGAAATATCTATATGGGGATCGCTGTGCGGGAAGGCATCAACCCCGCTCTCCTGCACCGTATCGCCGTCATCGGATCGGGAACGCTGGACATCCTACCGCACAATGGTGCCGTCGTGAGCCTTCTTGCCATTTGTGGCGTGACCCATCGCGAGAGCTATTTCGATATCGTCATGGTAGGCATCGCAACCTCGCTCCTTGCCCTGATTGCAGTGATCGTCCTCAGCACGATCTTCGGCTCGTTTTGA
- a CDS encoding metallophosphoesterase, with the protein MKLQIFSDLHADIYPAKAIQLQPDIDAVIVAGDTCEGADKAFATLRGIVPLEIPIIMVLGNHEFYRRCLPEEVALAKELAPQFNIHLLENETVILNGVRFIGASLWTDYRLFGEHAAPLIMAHAQEVMNDHRLIAWSKQPFHRFRPTDAWRLHLESRQYLETVLRTRFDGASIVVTHHAPHPGSLHPVYKDDLLSAAFVSDLSTLLEGPHGPDLWVHGHVHHSFDYAVHKTRIVCNPNGYGDENPAFNPSLVVEVGS; encoded by the coding sequence ATGAAGCTTCAGATCTTTAGCGACCTCCATGCCGATATCTATCCAGCTAAAGCGATCCAGCTTCAGCCGGACATCGATGCGGTGATCGTGGCCGGCGACACCTGCGAAGGCGCCGACAAGGCCTTCGCCACCTTGCGCGGGATCGTGCCCCTCGAGATCCCGATCATCATGGTGCTGGGCAACCACGAATTCTATCGCCGCTGCTTGCCAGAGGAAGTCGCACTGGCGAAGGAACTCGCTCCGCAGTTCAACATCCATCTGCTCGAGAACGAGACAGTGATCTTGAACGGCGTCCGCTTCATCGGCGCTAGCTTGTGGACCGACTACAGGCTCTTCGGGGAGCACGCCGCACCGCTCATCATGGCGCACGCGCAGGAGGTCATGAACGACCATCGCCTGATCGCCTGGTCCAAGCAGCCATTCCACCGCTTCCGCCCGACTGACGCCTGGCGGCTGCACCTGGAGTCACGCCAGTACCTGGAGACAGTGCTGAGAACGCGGTTTGACGGCGCCAGCATCGTCGTCACCCATCATGCGCCGCATCCCGGATCGCTGCATCCGGTCTACAAGGATGATCTGCTATCGGCGGCCTTCGTGTCCGACCTGTCGACGCTGCTGGAAGGTCCTCATGGGCCTGACCTGTGGGTGCATGGCCACGTCCATCACTCCTTCGACTATGCCGTCCACAAGACGCGCATCGTCTGCAACCCCAATGGCTATGGCGACGAGAACCCGGCCTTCAACCCCTCCTTGGTCGTGGAGGTGGGGTCATGA